In Cydia strobilella chromosome 8, ilCydStro3.1, whole genome shotgun sequence, one DNA window encodes the following:
- the LOC134743635 gene encoding uncharacterized protein LOC134743635 isoform X2 produces the protein MIRRGSMAILGGGEPLIVVEESGAEEEASYRSPVATRGLSIDQESPPDPYHLSPWRDTRKHSLPTPSCTTGPTASQVRRLSERGEGAAREAREAAFLATLSQVQPQPGGRRHSVVTISRVPQALFGRGRRESIAAFPALGRRRDSVKKSTETLGSTHNLQLDIMDDIVQARKVRMRLWNTSSERVCEVQPLDERSPMSGSVRYTNRGRRHSDFVGSPLPPIPARRRASEMPPPPPIPPRSGAGVVCTDTDLHHMLNALTSSSTEIDLCGKPERTRRLADTRSSSFDASTLRDKPPGSGTTWFTRRHQTLATKKKVNEPQKKSKVTFAPDAKQAPGDIAVVVWDQPSGSIVDASALGSAIEVFLRKGGAGDPGVSGTTATTLKETGKSTGARPKVPDPPEASRSSGRPGDERWCPTRPEDDEGAQGCDATLCSSLKDLFV, from the exons ATGATACGGCGCGGCTCAATGGCCATCCTCGGCGGCGGGGAACCGCTGATAGTGGTGGAAGAGAGCGGCGCAGAAGAAGAGGCCTCCTACCGTAGCCCGGTGGCCACGCGCGGCCTGTCCATCGACCAGGAGTCTCCGCCCGACCCGTACCACTTGTCGCCGTGGCGCGACACTCGCAAGCACTCCCTGCCCACGCCTTCTTGTACTACTGGCCCTACTGCTAGTCAG GTCCGCCGTCTATCAGAGCGAGGAGAAGGTGCCGCCCGCGAAGCGCGCGAAGCTGCCTTCCTAGCGACGCTGAGCCAGGTCCAGCCACAGCCTGGTGGTCGAAG ACATTCCGTTGTGACAATATCACGCGTGCCACAAGCGCTGTTCGGTCGAGGTCGCCGCGAGTCCATCGCCGCCTTCCCCGCGCTGGGCCGACGTCGGGACTCGGTTAAGAAAT CAACCGAAACATTAGGCAGCACCCATAATTTACAACTCGACATCATGGATGACATCGTACAAGCTCGGAAAGTACGTATGCGGCTTTGGAATACATCTAGTGAACGCGTCTGTGAAGTGCAGCCACTGGATGAACGCTCGCCGATGAGCGGGTCCGTGCGATACACGAACCGTGGCCGACGGCACTCTGACTTCGTCGGGTCGCCATTGCCGCCTATTCCTGCTCGCCGTCGTGCCTCCGAGATGCCGCCACCACCCCCCATCCCGCCGCGAAGTGGCGCTGGCGTTGTCTGCACTGACACAGATCTCCATCACATGCTCAATGCGCTCACATCTTCTTCTACTGAAATAGACCTCTGCGGCAAGCCCGAACGAACACGACGATTAGCCGACACGCGCTCTAGTAGCTTCGACGCGTCCACTTTACGAGACAAACCCCCAGGATCAGGCACTACTTGGTTCACGCGACGCCATCAAACCTTGGCgacaaagaaaaaagtaaacgaACCACAGAAAAAATCTAAAGTCACTTTTGCACCAGACGCTAAACAAGCCCCGGGAGATATAGCGGTGGTCGTGTGGGATCAGCCGTCTGGTTCGATCGTAGATGCCAGCGCCCTTGGAAGTGCAATCGAAGTGTTTCTCAGGAAGGGTGGAGCAGGAGACCCTGGAGTTTCGGGCACTACGGCCACCACTTTGAAAGAGACAGGAAAAAGTACTGGCGCCCGGCCCAAAGTGCCGGATCCGCCAGAGGCATCTCGGTCGTCGGGCCGTCCTGGCGATGAGCGCTGGTGTCCCACCAGGCCCGAAGATGATGAAGGAGCGCAGGGATGTGATGCAACCCTATGCTCATCATTAAAAGACCTTTTCGTGTAG
- the LOC134743635 gene encoding uncharacterized protein LOC134743635 isoform X1: protein MIRRGSMAILGGGEPLIVVEESGAEEEASYRSPVATRGLSIDQESPPDPYHLSPWRDTRKHSLPTPSCTTGPTASQVRRLSERGEGAAREAREAAFLATLSQVQPQPGGRRHSVVTISRVPQALFGRGRRESIAAFPALGRRRDSVKKCPPATETLGSTHNLQLDIMDDIVQARKVRMRLWNTSSERVCEVQPLDERSPMSGSVRYTNRGRRHSDFVGSPLPPIPARRRASEMPPPPPIPPRSGAGVVCTDTDLHHMLNALTSSSTEIDLCGKPERTRRLADTRSSSFDASTLRDKPPGSGTTWFTRRHQTLATKKKVNEPQKKSKVTFAPDAKQAPGDIAVVVWDQPSGSIVDASALGSAIEVFLRKGGAGDPGVSGTTATTLKETGKSTGARPKVPDPPEASRSSGRPGDERWCPTRPEDDEGAQGCDATLCSSLKDLFV from the exons ATGATACGGCGCGGCTCAATGGCCATCCTCGGCGGCGGGGAACCGCTGATAGTGGTGGAAGAGAGCGGCGCAGAAGAAGAGGCCTCCTACCGTAGCCCGGTGGCCACGCGCGGCCTGTCCATCGACCAGGAGTCTCCGCCCGACCCGTACCACTTGTCGCCGTGGCGCGACACTCGCAAGCACTCCCTGCCCACGCCTTCTTGTACTACTGGCCCTACTGCTAGTCAG GTCCGCCGTCTATCAGAGCGAGGAGAAGGTGCCGCCCGCGAAGCGCGCGAAGCTGCCTTCCTAGCGACGCTGAGCCAGGTCCAGCCACAGCCTGGTGGTCGAAG ACATTCCGTTGTGACAATATCACGCGTGCCACAAGCGCTGTTCGGTCGAGGTCGCCGCGAGTCCATCGCCGCCTTCCCCGCGCTGGGCCGACGTCGGGACTCGGTTAAGAAAT GTCCACCAGCAACCGAAACATTAGGCAGCACCCATAATTTACAACTCGACATCATGGATGACATCGTACAAGCTCGGAAAGTACGTATGCGGCTTTGGAATACATCTAGTGAACGCGTCTGTGAAGTGCAGCCACTGGATGAACGCTCGCCGATGAGCGGGTCCGTGCGATACACGAACCGTGGCCGACGGCACTCTGACTTCGTCGGGTCGCCATTGCCGCCTATTCCTGCTCGCCGTCGTGCCTCCGAGATGCCGCCACCACCCCCCATCCCGCCGCGAAGTGGCGCTGGCGTTGTCTGCACTGACACAGATCTCCATCACATGCTCAATGCGCTCACATCTTCTTCTACTGAAATAGACCTCTGCGGCAAGCCCGAACGAACACGACGATTAGCCGACACGCGCTCTAGTAGCTTCGACGCGTCCACTTTACGAGACAAACCCCCAGGATCAGGCACTACTTGGTTCACGCGACGCCATCAAACCTTGGCgacaaagaaaaaagtaaacgaACCACAGAAAAAATCTAAAGTCACTTTTGCACCAGACGCTAAACAAGCCCCGGGAGATATAGCGGTGGTCGTGTGGGATCAGCCGTCTGGTTCGATCGTAGATGCCAGCGCCCTTGGAAGTGCAATCGAAGTGTTTCTCAGGAAGGGTGGAGCAGGAGACCCTGGAGTTTCGGGCACTACGGCCACCACTTTGAAAGAGACAGGAAAAAGTACTGGCGCCCGGCCCAAAGTGCCGGATCCGCCAGAGGCATCTCGGTCGTCGGGCCGTCCTGGCGATGAGCGCTGGTGTCCCACCAGGCCCGAAGATGATGAAGGAGCGCAGGGATGTGATGCAACCCTATGCTCATCATTAAAAGACCTTTTCGTGTAG